One stretch of Pseudomonas sp. NC02 DNA includes these proteins:
- a CDS encoding bifunctional 2-polyprenyl-6-hydroxyphenol methylase/3-demethylubiquinol 3-O-methyltransferase UbiG, whose translation MIGENKENYLSWKGWDCDSFGSHSKWHRSFFNSELKRTGVSNIESVLEIGFGNGEFMSFAVDSGLETVGVELNDELVGMASSMGYESYSSLSDIPSGKRFDVVAIFDVLEHIDQVEIPGFLAEVKNKLNPGGAILARFPNGDSPLGRIHQHGDVTHKTTIGSGKIRYFADSVGLSVRYCGAPSMPIFGSPAKYAIYNLFARPIRWIFDRFFGFLYLQRVDVTFSPNLTVVLALD comes from the coding sequence ATGATAGGTGAAAATAAAGAAAATTATCTCTCCTGGAAGGGCTGGGATTGTGATTCCTTTGGTTCGCATAGCAAGTGGCACAGATCCTTTTTTAATTCTGAACTTAAGAGGACGGGCGTTTCAAATATTGAAAGCGTTCTAGAGATTGGGTTTGGAAATGGAGAGTTCATGTCATTCGCTGTTGATTCCGGACTTGAAACTGTAGGGGTCGAGTTAAATGATGAGCTTGTGGGCATGGCTTCATCTATGGGGTATGAGTCATATTCTAGTTTGTCCGATATTCCAAGCGGTAAAAGATTTGATGTTGTCGCAATCTTCGATGTATTAGAGCATATCGATCAGGTTGAAATTCCTGGTTTTTTAGCCGAGGTAAAAAACAAGCTAAATCCTGGCGGTGCAATATTGGCTAGGTTCCCAAATGGCGATAGTCCTCTTGGCCGAATTCATCAGCACGGAGATGTTACGCATAAGACAACTATCGGTAGCGGGAAAATTAGATATTTTGCAGATTCTGTTGGTCTTAGTGTTAGATACTGCGGTGCTCCATCAATGCCAATATTTGGATCTCCTGCTAAATACGCGATTTACAATTTATTCGCGAGACCCATAAGATGGATCTTTGATAGATTCTTTGGTTTTTTATATCTTCAAAGAGTAGACGTGACATTCTCTCCGAATTTAACAGTTGTTCTTGCCTTGGATTGA
- a CDS encoding PepSY domain-containing protein: MTARTLRIWFLVHKWTSLIATVFLLLLCLTGLPLIFHEEIEHYFEPPPPLRPLTADTPPIDYDTVIASALVAQPGEVVRFVGFDPESPLGTVYTATSIMPPPIEGHSQSFDTRTGELFPAVPPDEGFMNLMLRLHTDLFMGLPGYLFLGFMGLLLVAALVSGVVVYTPFMRKLDFATVRNGRSSRLKWLDLHNVLGIVTLAWVLVVGLTGVINTLALPIFDFWQSDQLAQMTAPYKDAPPLERLGSLQKALDTARKAAPGMEPSFIAFPGTQFSSQHHYAVFMRGTTPLTARLLKPALVDASTGELTDMREMPLYVKTLLVSQPLHFGDYGGVPLKIIWTLLDLISIVILGSGLYLWLSRRKGPLQKRLDELHASGPEMGGRS; the protein is encoded by the coding sequence ATGACTGCACGCACCTTGCGTATCTGGTTTCTGGTCCACAAATGGACCAGCCTGATCGCTACCGTTTTCCTGTTGTTGCTGTGCCTGACGGGGCTGCCACTGATCTTTCATGAAGAGATTGAGCACTACTTCGAGCCGCCGCCGCCCCTGCGCCCGCTGACCGCCGATACACCACCAATCGACTACGACACCGTCATTGCCAGTGCATTGGTGGCGCAGCCGGGGGAGGTCGTGCGTTTTGTCGGTTTCGATCCGGAAAGTCCGCTCGGTACGGTGTACACGGCAACGAGCATTATGCCGCCACCGATCGAGGGGCATTCGCAGTCGTTCGATACACGCACTGGCGAGTTATTTCCTGCGGTGCCGCCAGACGAAGGGTTCATGAACCTGATGTTGCGCCTGCATACCGATTTATTCATGGGGTTGCCCGGTTATCTGTTCCTAGGATTCATGGGGCTGCTGTTGGTCGCGGCGCTGGTGTCCGGCGTGGTGGTGTACACACCGTTCATGCGCAAGCTGGACTTCGCCACTGTGCGCAACGGGCGCAGTTCACGCTTGAAGTGGCTGGACCTGCATAACGTGCTCGGCATCGTCACCCTCGCCTGGGTGTTGGTGGTGGGGCTGACAGGCGTGATCAATACGCTGGCATTGCCCATTTTCGACTTTTGGCAGAGTGACCAGTTGGCGCAGATGACCGCGCCCTACAAGGATGCGCCGCCGCTGGAGCGTCTCGGGTCGTTGCAAAAAGCGCTGGATACCGCGCGTAAGGCGGCGCCAGGCATGGAGCCCAGCTTCATCGCCTTTCCCGGTACTCAGTTCAGCAGCCAGCACCATTACGCAGTGTTCATGCGCGGCACCACGCCGCTCACTGCGCGATTGCTCAAGCCGGCCCTGGTGGATGCGAGTACCGGCGAGCTGACCGACATGCGTGAGATGCCGTTGTACGTGAAAACCTTGCTGGTTTCGCAGCCGCTGCATTTTGGTGATTACGGTGGTGTGCCGCTGAAGATCATCTGGACGCTGCTCGATCTCATCAGCATCGTCATCCTCGGCAGTGGGCTCTACCTGTGGCTGAGCCGTCGCAAGGGACCGTTGCAAAAACGCTTGGATGAATTGCATGCCAGCGGGCCGGAAATGGGGGGCCGATCATGA
- a CDS encoding alpha/beta fold hydrolase, giving the protein MTTLSMTAPAHASEPVPSVPYTTESTGYHWSSVDGVRVFYREAGPRDAPTLVLLHGYPSSSRMWDSLIPLLADRYHVIAPDYPGFGRSDAPSPATYTYTFDHLADTMSKLLTQLQIHEYTLFMQDYGGPVGFRMILNAPQKLHGIIIQNANAYDEGLGAKWANIAKYWKAPAEHPEQVDGFTGYEGTKQRHLGTSPHPERYNPDAWEDEFAALSRPGQRAIQSALLLDYQNNVASYPKWQQWLKDNQPPMLVMWGKYDPSFIVPGAMRYKDDVPGAEVHILDAGHFALDEKTEQIASLTRQFMARITAGK; this is encoded by the coding sequence ATGACCACTCTTTCGATGACCGCACCGGCACACGCCAGCGAACCGGTGCCGTCCGTCCCCTATACCACCGAGTCCACTGGCTATCATTGGTCCAGTGTGGACGGCGTGAGGGTTTTCTATCGCGAGGCCGGCCCCAGGGACGCGCCGACCCTGGTGCTGCTCCATGGCTACCCTTCGTCCTCGCGCATGTGGGATTCGCTGATCCCGCTGCTTGCTGACCGGTATCACGTGATCGCACCCGACTACCCCGGGTTCGGCAGAAGCGACGCGCCCTCGCCCGCGACCTACACCTACACGTTTGACCATCTGGCCGACACCATGAGCAAGCTGCTCACGCAATTGCAGATCCATGAATACACCCTGTTTATGCAGGACTACGGCGGCCCGGTAGGCTTTCGGATGATCCTCAACGCGCCGCAAAAACTGCACGGCATCATCATCCAGAACGCCAATGCCTATGACGAAGGCCTGGGTGCCAAGTGGGCGAACATCGCCAAGTACTGGAAGGCTCCCGCCGAGCATCCCGAACAAGTCGATGGGTTCACGGGGTACGAAGGCACGAAGCAGCGTCATCTGGGCACCAGCCCTCATCCCGAGCGTTACAACCCTGATGCCTGGGAGGACGAGTTTGCCGCCTTATCCCGTCCGGGCCAGCGGGCGATACAGTCGGCGTTGTTGCTGGACTACCAGAACAACGTAGCCTCTTACCCAAAATGGCAGCAATGGTTGAAAGACAACCAACCGCCGATGTTGGTCATGTGGGGAAAATACGACCCGTCGTTCATTGTGCCGGGGGCGATGCGCTACAAGGATGATGTGCCGGGGGCCGAGGTTCATATTCTGGACGCGGGGCATTTCGCGCTCGATGAAAAAACCGAGCAGATCGCCAGCCTGACGCGTCAGTTCATGGCGCGTATCACCGCCGGTAAATAG
- a CDS encoding GlxA family transcriptional regulator, translating into MKKSVKVAVIAFNGISPFHLSVPCLVFGKDRRVGDSPWFELVVCAGEEGALVTNAGFAIHCDHGLDQVAGADIVIIPSWRDVTERPPCALLETLQAAHERGALVVGLCLGAFVLAHAGLLCDKRATTHWAWAAHLARDFPRIEVDPKVLYVEAQQILTSAGVAAGLDCCIHIVRRIYGRGVANALARQLLVSPHRDGGQAQFISQPVPQGASDQRLGQLLDWLRANLEQPLSIDQVATRLAMSRRSFTRHFKQLTGSTFGKWLTNERIKAVQLQLETTDHSVESIADACGFGTSLSLRQHFFSIVGVSPTTYRKAYHR; encoded by the coding sequence ATGAAAAAAAGTGTGAAAGTTGCAGTCATCGCTTTTAACGGCATCAGCCCCTTTCACCTTTCTGTGCCGTGCCTCGTATTTGGTAAAGATCGCCGAGTGGGGGATTCGCCCTGGTTTGAATTGGTGGTCTGCGCGGGCGAAGAGGGGGCGCTGGTTACCAACGCCGGTTTCGCGATCCACTGTGACCATGGTTTGGACCAGGTTGCAGGAGCTGACATCGTCATCATTCCCAGCTGGCGGGACGTCACCGAAAGGCCGCCGTGCGCACTCCTCGAAACGCTTCAGGCAGCCCATGAACGGGGCGCGCTGGTGGTCGGCCTGTGCCTGGGGGCGTTCGTGCTTGCCCATGCGGGCCTGCTGTGCGACAAGCGGGCAACCACGCACTGGGCGTGGGCGGCGCATCTGGCGCGAGATTTCCCACGCATTGAAGTGGACCCCAAAGTGCTCTATGTCGAGGCGCAGCAAATCCTGACCTCTGCAGGCGTGGCCGCAGGGCTCGATTGCTGTATTCATATCGTCAGGCGGATCTATGGGCGGGGGGTTGCCAACGCGTTGGCGCGTCAACTGCTGGTTTCCCCCCATCGCGACGGAGGCCAGGCCCAGTTCATCAGCCAGCCTGTTCCTCAAGGCGCAAGCGACCAGCGTCTCGGCCAGTTGCTGGACTGGCTTCGGGCAAACCTGGAACAACCGTTGTCAATCGATCAAGTGGCGACGAGGCTGGCGATGAGTCGACGCAGTTTCACCCGGCACTTCAAGCAACTGACCGGCTCGACGTTTGGCAAGTGGCTCACGAATGAGCGAATCAAGGCCGTCCAACTGCAACTTGAAACAACCGACCACAGCGTCGAGTCGATCGCTGACGCTTGCGGGTTTGGTACAAGCCTGTCGTTACGCCAGCACTTTTTCTCGATCGTGGGCGTGAGCCCCACAACCTACCGGAAGGCTTATCATCGATAG
- a CDS encoding spore coat protein U domain-containing protein translates to MNGLISRVLLALTTLAWVSGSQAATTVTGQISASLILINSCLVNGVGGTTGLNFGALNFGTANTLYTEADGQVLGGGGAPLSIQCSAGTSPVLTITSGANDGKSTGGTRALADGAGHFAPYDIYTDAAHTQILANNGTINLTASTGVAQAVNIYGKSPGKVGLPAGTYTDTIAVTLTF, encoded by the coding sequence ATGAATGGACTTATCTCAAGAGTCTTACTGGCGTTGACAACACTGGCCTGGGTGTCCGGCTCCCAGGCCGCGACCACCGTCACCGGGCAAATCAGTGCGTCGCTGATATTGATCAATAGTTGCCTGGTCAACGGCGTGGGAGGCACCACAGGCTTGAATTTCGGTGCGTTGAACTTTGGTACCGCCAACACCCTGTATACAGAGGCTGATGGGCAAGTGCTGGGCGGCGGCGGGGCGCCTTTGTCTATTCAATGCTCGGCGGGTACTTCGCCGGTATTGACCATCACGTCCGGCGCCAATGATGGCAAATCCACCGGTGGAACGCGTGCCCTGGCAGACGGTGCCGGCCACTTTGCGCCCTATGACATCTACACCGACGCCGCCCACACGCAAATTCTTGCCAACAACGGCACTATCAATCTCACGGCCAGCACCGGGGTTGCGCAAGCCGTGAATATTTACGGTAAATCCCCAGGCAAGGTGGGTTTGCCGGCCGGCACTTATACCGACACGATTGCGGTCACGCTGACGTTTTGA
- a CDS encoding DUF1090 family protein: protein MRLSKLAPAAALFSLFTLPAHAADLSALTGALSSALGGAGNSNNTVNANSASCQQQIRDLQTNINAANAKGDTLRATAFQAALTQTNKSCSNSTYNTQAQVDTNPQRQQNVNKAADAINAIGGLFK from the coding sequence ATGCGTCTTTCCAAACTCGCCCCAGCCGCCGCCCTGTTCAGCCTGTTCACTTTGCCCGCCCACGCCGCCGACCTGTCTGCCCTCACCGGTGCCCTGTCATCTGCCTTGGGGGGTGCCGGCAACAGCAACAACACCGTCAACGCCAACAGTGCCTCCTGCCAGCAACAGATCCGCGACCTGCAGACCAATATCAATGCGGCCAATGCCAAGGGCGATACGTTGCGCGCGACCGCGTTCCAGGCAGCACTGACACAAACCAACAAGAGCTGCAGCAACAGTACCTACAACACTCAGGCACAAGTGGACACTAACCCTCAACGCCAGCAAAACGTGAACAAGGCTGCGGATGCGATCAACGCAATTGGCGGTTTGTTCAAGTAA
- a CDS encoding glycoside hydrolase family 6 protein has product MLKIATLAAGFICLSMLPAAQASDGFYVNPQSTAAQWVQQHPDTPATASIRSTIAEVPSALWLTGTSQAIGTLAERVNRYVTAAASADKTPILVAYNLPHRDCSGGASKGGAPAAAEYRGWIDQLIKGIGDQPALVILEPDALADLQCLDKDKRAERLGLINYAVSGFNQRARHADVYLDAGNPGWKSPGAMADALNAAGVKQIRGFALNIANFYTLAQVRSYGDAINARLLSEYAYTKAVAVDTSRNGNGANPGDWCNPVGRRLGMPPQVLSPRLVALWIKLPGNSDGASSTKTDCHEGPAAGTFSAELALRLIDGH; this is encoded by the coding sequence GTGCTAAAGATCGCCACCCTTGCCGCCGGCTTTATCTGCCTGTCGATGCTGCCTGCTGCCCAGGCGAGTGATGGGTTCTACGTCAACCCACAGTCCACCGCCGCACAGTGGGTCCAGCAGCACCCCGATACGCCTGCCACTGCAAGCATCCGCTCAACCATTGCCGAGGTGCCCAGTGCCCTGTGGCTGACCGGCACCAGCCAGGCCATAGGAACGCTGGCCGAGCGCGTCAATCGCTATGTAACCGCTGCCGCCAGCGCTGATAAAACACCGATTTTGGTGGCCTATAACCTGCCCCACCGCGACTGCAGCGGTGGCGCCTCGAAGGGTGGCGCACCGGCAGCGGCGGAGTACCGGGGCTGGATAGACCAACTGATCAAAGGCATTGGAGACCAGCCGGCGCTGGTTATCTTGGAGCCGGACGCACTGGCAGACCTGCAGTGCCTGGACAAGGACAAGCGCGCCGAGCGGCTGGGGCTAATCAATTACGCCGTATCGGGGTTCAACCAGCGCGCACGCCATGCCGATGTTTATCTGGACGCTGGCAATCCAGGCTGGAAATCCCCAGGCGCCATGGCCGATGCGTTGAATGCAGCCGGGGTGAAACAGATCCGGGGGTTTGCCCTGAATATCGCCAACTTCTACACCCTTGCCCAGGTGCGCAGTTATGGCGATGCCATCAATGCCAGGTTGTTAAGCGAATACGCCTATACAAAAGCCGTGGCGGTGGATACCAGCCGCAACGGCAATGGTGCGAATCCTGGAGACTGGTGCAACCCGGTGGGGCGCAGGCTGGGCATGCCACCGCAAGTGCTTTCGCCACGGTTGGTTGCCCTATGGATCAAACTCCCGGGCAATTCGGACGGTGCGTCTTCGACGAAAACCGATTGTCATGAAGGCCCGGCGGCAGGCACCTTCAGTGCCGAACTGGCACTTCGCCTGATTGATGGACACTAA
- a CDS encoding DUF1993 family protein: MSTYVITVPCFAQMLRSLKGLLSKGEAHAGELGYDPRNLLSARLAPDMHTLATQIRFACTQAQESVQRLTHQPLPVLSTPATLSEARGLIEQTLQALASADRELIDSSERAISIELPDGTIFDMTAYEYAVNWAIPQFYFHLMTAYNILRHNGVPLGKADYVPHMFAFVRTQ; this comes from the coding sequence ATGTCGACCTATGTAATCACCGTCCCTTGCTTTGCGCAGATGTTGCGCTCGCTCAAGGGGCTTTTGTCCAAAGGCGAGGCGCATGCCGGCGAGTTGGGCTATGACCCGCGAAACCTGCTGAGCGCGCGGCTGGCGCCCGACATGCACACCCTCGCAACGCAAATCCGGTTTGCGTGCACCCAGGCCCAGGAATCGGTCCAGCGTCTCACCCATCAACCGCTGCCGGTTCTGAGCACACCCGCAACCCTGAGCGAGGCGCGTGGGTTGATCGAGCAAACCCTGCAAGCCCTCGCCTCGGCAGATCGCGAACTCATCGACAGCAGCGAGCGCGCTATCTCGATAGAACTTCCCGACGGTACTATTTTCGACATGACTGCCTACGAATACGCGGTCAATTGGGCCATTCCACAGTTCTATTTTCACCTGATGACCGCCTATAACATCCTTCGCCATAACGGTGTGCCGCTCGGCAAGGCCGATTACGTGCCGCATATGTTCGCCTTCGTGCGCACGCAATAG
- a CDS encoding helix-turn-helix domain-containing protein, translating to MDDKLGTRLKEERKILGLSQQEFGAIGGVGANAQVHYESGARAPKSDYLIAIRHKGVDVLYVLTGERAVINQATLSDKETLIINHYRTLDGLDQDAIAQITSSLSDS from the coding sequence ATGGACGATAAACTCGGCACCCGCCTGAAAGAGGAACGCAAGATCCTGGGGCTCTCCCAACAGGAGTTTGGTGCGATTGGCGGTGTGGGTGCGAATGCTCAGGTGCACTACGAAAGTGGCGCGCGGGCGCCCAAGTCCGATTACCTGATTGCCATCCGGCATAAAGGCGTGGACGTGCTTTACGTGTTGACGGGGGAAAGGGCGGTTATCAACCAGGCCACCCTGAGTGACAAGGAGACGTTGATCATCAACCACTACCGCACGCTGGACGGGCTGGATCAGGATGCGATTGCGCAGATCACTTCCTCGTTGTCTGACAGCTAG
- a CDS encoding DUF6384 family protein yields MSDILLSEQLGAMALVDQLRHQQMAVEKDLSLPQRRAEVAARIREYYQNNGIQFTEAQIDQGVREFFSKRLVFEAQELSALDRFWSKVLLRRHRGILVIQLIAVTFLVVQCSRVMVARHEIQEAQRAAIAVETNAAQKQSDIAHLKARLSAVQQDPAYIEGGDLFSALPRLNTKAEHALAMVDTSGVDYASEQIGVLEAFLAKVKAVQPMTDQLNELTRKVADIHLPAADSKATRGMQAELVMIKDLIGKFEIEKAGGQLRALRANTELIPKEVTIRVVDRPGTPSGVERCYDKALCNSNPGSTQGKSWYLVVEAVDLSDRPVLLPTVSSETGTGAWASQFAVRVPQAEYLKVKADKLDDGHLTNRVVGRKPAGRMEVTYLSQRTTDPLETILEW; encoded by the coding sequence ATGAGCGACATTCTTCTCTCCGAGCAACTCGGCGCGATGGCGCTGGTGGATCAACTGCGCCACCAGCAGATGGCGGTGGAAAAGGACTTGAGCCTGCCCCAACGCCGCGCAGAAGTGGCGGCGCGCATCCGCGAGTATTACCAGAACAACGGCATTCAATTTACCGAAGCGCAGATCGATCAGGGCGTGCGCGAATTCTTTTCCAAACGCCTGGTGTTCGAGGCCCAGGAACTGAGTGCGCTTGACCGCTTCTGGAGCAAAGTACTGCTCAGGCGGCATCGCGGCATACTCGTCATCCAGCTCATCGCGGTCACCTTCCTGGTGGTGCAATGCAGCCGGGTGATGGTCGCCAGACACGAGATCCAAGAGGCTCAAAGAGCGGCGATCGCCGTCGAGACGAACGCGGCACAAAAACAATCAGACATAGCCCACCTGAAGGCTCGCTTGAGCGCCGTGCAACAGGACCCGGCCTATATTGAGGGCGGCGACCTGTTCAGTGCCTTGCCCCGACTGAATACCAAGGCCGAACATGCCCTGGCCATGGTCGATACCTCCGGGGTCGATTACGCCAGTGAGCAGATCGGCGTGCTGGAGGCGTTTTTAGCCAAGGTCAAGGCAGTCCAGCCGATGACCGACCAGCTCAACGAGTTGACCCGCAAAGTCGCCGACATTCACCTGCCCGCCGCCGACAGTAAAGCGACGCGGGGCATGCAGGCCGAACTGGTCATGATCAAAGACCTCATCGGGAAATTCGAGATCGAAAAAGCCGGCGGCCAACTCAGGGCCCTGCGTGCCAACACCGAACTGATCCCCAAGGAGGTGACCATTCGGGTTGTCGACCGGCCCGGCACGCCGTCCGGTGTCGAGCGCTGCTACGACAAGGCGCTGTGTAATTCCAATCCTGGTTCGACCCAGGGCAAGAGCTGGTATTTGGTTGTCGAAGCCGTCGACCTGTCGGACAGACCGGTTCTACTGCCCACCGTCAGCAGTGAGACCGGCACCGGCGCGTGGGCCAGCCAGTTCGCTGTGCGGGTACCGCAGGCCGAATACCTGAAGGTCAAGGCCGACAAACTCGACGACGGCCACCTGACCAACCGTGTAGTCGGCCGCAAGCCAGCCGGCAGGATGGAAGTCACCTACTTGAGCCAACGGACCACCGACCCGCTCGAAACGATATTGGAGTGGTGA
- a CDS encoding merozoite surface protein 3b — MSNYLDRALTGLRTLGINLLQPVPDAPVLVLLDRVAQYDTAKVTAIAAVLQQSTTFNSVVREQIAGMDISTRFMDITQSFTSIREDAAAMAGWMDDGRLDTLEKLKLSWMNLRRGSIPSRFSEIRENYLQVCKSANDQISRETVILEAYLDFRMAMKAAEVDAQQVLALAGQVLEQRTQALNEANAQVTAAETLAPAERAALELRRDEAVRALQDEDKRYQIVKDIADDLKVGYNTAEMVFARINQVHVIKERQYQRMVSFFSTNEVVLTGLAVSFTSNSGLAEATNTLNATTDGISKGLEALGSTGNTQLEAAVKASYGSTIKVDSVRALADATLSFQTDMHGLTETYRAESSNASRDIAEAVEEAKRKFAALLTKAA; from the coding sequence ATGAGCAACTACCTCGACCGCGCGCTGACGGGCCTGCGGACCCTGGGCATCAATCTTCTGCAGCCGGTTCCAGACGCACCGGTACTGGTATTGCTGGACCGCGTGGCCCAGTACGACACCGCCAAAGTCACCGCTATCGCTGCCGTGCTGCAACAGTCGACCACCTTTAACAGCGTGGTTCGCGAGCAGATCGCCGGCATGGATATCTCCACGCGCTTCATGGACATCACCCAGAGCTTCACCTCGATTCGCGAAGACGCTGCGGCCATGGCGGGCTGGATGGATGATGGGCGCCTGGATACGCTGGAGAAGCTCAAGCTGAGCTGGATGAACCTGCGTCGTGGCTCGATCCCCAGCCGCTTCAGCGAGATCCGTGAAAACTACTTGCAGGTGTGCAAGTCGGCCAATGACCAGATCTCCCGGGAAACGGTGATTCTGGAGGCCTACCTGGATTTTCGCATGGCCATGAAAGCGGCCGAGGTCGATGCCCAACAAGTGCTCGCCCTGGCCGGCCAGGTCCTGGAGCAGCGTACCCAGGCGTTAAACGAGGCCAACGCCCAAGTCACGGCTGCCGAAACCCTGGCGCCGGCCGAACGCGCGGCCTTGGAATTGCGCCGTGACGAAGCGGTACGCGCGCTGCAGGACGAAGACAAGCGCTACCAGATCGTCAAGGACATCGCCGATGACCTCAAGGTCGGCTACAACACGGCCGAAATGGTCTTCGCCCGGATCAACCAGGTGCATGTGATCAAGGAGCGCCAGTACCAACGCATGGTCTCGTTCTTCTCTACCAACGAAGTGGTGTTGACCGGCCTCGCGGTGTCGTTCACCAGCAACAGTGGACTGGCCGAAGCCACCAACACGCTGAATGCCACCACCGACGGCATCAGCAAGGGCCTTGAAGCCCTGGGCAGCACCGGCAACACCCAATTGGAAGCGGCGGTCAAGGCCAGCTATGGCTCCACCATCAAGGTCGACTCGGTGCGCGCCCTGGCCGACGCCACCCTGAGTTTCCAGACTGACATGCACGGCCTGACGGAAACCTACCGCGCTGAATCCAGCAACGCGTCCCGTGACATCGCCGAAGCCGTCGAAGAGGCCAAACGCAAGTTCGCCGCATTGCTGACCAAGGCCGCTTGA
- a CDS encoding LysE family translocator: MLMSSSLLSAFALFAFVSSITPGPNNTMLLASGVNFGFIRSIPHALGISIGFMLLVIAVGLGLGEVFKALPWAYTVLRYVGAAYLLYLAWKIATSSAMSDDTDNKRKPMTFLGAAAFQWVNPKAWVMALGAITTYTPAEGYVTNVLLIAAVFALVNLPSVCVWAGCGSGLRNVLREPRWLRVFNWSMAGLLVLSLYPMFFAG, from the coding sequence ATGCTCATGTCTTCAAGCCTGCTTTCAGCTTTCGCGCTGTTCGCCTTTGTGTCCTCAATCACCCCTGGTCCCAATAACACCATGTTGCTGGCGTCCGGGGTGAACTTCGGTTTTATTCGCTCGATCCCCCATGCACTGGGCATCAGCATTGGCTTCATGTTGTTGGTGATCGCCGTGGGCCTGGGCCTGGGAGAAGTGTTCAAGGCGTTGCCGTGGGCCTACACCGTATTGCGTTATGTGGGGGCGGCGTATTTGCTGTACCTCGCCTGGAAAATCGCAACGTCCAGCGCGATGTCCGATGACACCGATAACAAGCGCAAACCCATGACGTTTCTCGGCGCGGCGGCCTTCCAGTGGGTCAACCCCAAGGCCTGGGTCATGGCGCTGGGCGCGATCACCACCTACACGCCTGCCGAGGGTTATGTCACCAACGTGCTGTTGATTGCTGCGGTGTTTGCCTTGGTAAACCTGCCCAGCGTTTGCGTATGGGCCGGCTGTGGCAGCGGCTTGCGCAATGTACTGCGCGAGCCACGCTGGTTGCGGGTGTTCAACTGGTCGATGGCGGGGCTGTTGGTGCTGTCGTTGTATCCGATGTTTTTTGCCGGCTGA
- the xerC gene encoding tyrosine recombinase XerC has translation MGRKPTRPGSIPRLRERKRGDTTYYLYDTGGTPRKEIPLGKDYGLAILEYAKLEKSRVSQAMAQDVLTFAYVAEKYMLEVVPTKAPATQKDNARELKQLLAFFNDPPAPLEAIEPQHVAQYLRHRGKTAPVRANREKALLSSIWNFARTSGYTSLANPCAGVKGNKESGRDIYVEDEMLAMVYLHADQPLKDALDLFYLTGQRIADTLKMDERDIREDRLAVQQGKTKAKRRIEIVGELKVVIDRILARKDSHKIRSSKLIVMDNGQPMTSSMLRGRFDAAREAAGVKKADFQMRDLRAKAGTDKAESSGDILQARDQLGHTTVVMTENYIRKRIGKKVTPTK, from the coding sequence ATGGGACGAAAACCAACCCGGCCTGGGAGCATTCCCCGGTTACGCGAAAGGAAGCGTGGCGACACGACGTATTACCTTTACGACACAGGCGGGACGCCACGCAAAGAAATACCATTGGGCAAGGACTACGGGCTGGCAATTTTGGAGTATGCAAAGCTCGAAAAAAGCCGTGTATCCCAGGCCATGGCGCAGGATGTACTGACTTTCGCCTATGTCGCTGAAAAATACATGCTGGAAGTTGTTCCAACTAAAGCGCCAGCGACGCAGAAAGACAACGCCAGAGAGCTGAAGCAGCTACTTGCCTTCTTCAATGACCCACCCGCCCCGCTGGAAGCTATTGAGCCCCAGCACGTTGCCCAGTACTTGAGACATCGAGGAAAGACCGCACCTGTTCGTGCAAATCGCGAGAAAGCATTGCTCAGCTCGATCTGGAACTTCGCCAGGACCAGCGGCTACACGTCCTTGGCCAATCCCTGCGCCGGTGTTAAAGGCAATAAGGAAAGCGGACGTGACATCTACGTCGAAGATGAAATGCTCGCGATGGTGTATTTGCACGCAGACCAGCCGCTAAAAGACGCGCTCGATCTGTTCTACCTGACAGGTCAGCGTATCGCTGACACCCTAAAAATGGATGAGCGCGATATCAGGGAGGATCGCCTTGCTGTGCAGCAGGGAAAAACCAAGGCCAAGCGACGAATTGAAATCGTTGGGGAGTTGAAGGTTGTGATCGACCGAATACTGGCCAGGAAAGACAGCCATAAAATCCGGTCCAGTAAACTCATCGTAATGGACAACGGGCAGCCTATGACTAGCAGTATGTTACGGGGGAGATTTGATGCTGCGAGAGAAGCTGCCGGCGTAAAAAAGGCAGACTTTCAGATGCGGGACCTGCGCGCAAAGGCTGGTACCGATAAGGCGGAATCAAGCGGAGATATTCTGCAAGCCAGAGATCAGCTTGGGCACACAACCGTGGTGATGACAGAGAACTACATCCGCAAACGTATCGGCAAAAAAGTTACGCCGACGAAGTGA